A window from Streptomyces subrutilus encodes these proteins:
- a CDS encoding ATP-binding protein, whose amino-acid sequence MEVHEVTLTVTSTPEGAARARHQVMNEIRGWRSVIGTDGMCVAEVVAGELLANVVQHTGNEAASVTARLRGSRLRFEVRDRSSVLPHARPPRTDAEDGRGLLIIDALADRHGVDHSVGGKSCWAELDLPAPISVTPSITQPPLQRS is encoded by the coding sequence AGGGCGCCGCTCGTGCCCGGCACCAGGTGATGAACGAGATCAGGGGCTGGCGCTCGGTCATCGGCACCGACGGCATGTGCGTGGCAGAGGTCGTGGCCGGCGAACTACTGGCGAACGTCGTTCAGCACACGGGAAACGAAGCTGCTTCCGTAACCGCTCGCCTGCGCGGCAGCCGACTGCGCTTCGAGGTCCGCGACCGGAGTTCCGTCCTCCCCCACGCACGCCCACCCCGTACGGACGCCGAGGACGGCCGCGGGCTGCTGATCATCGACGCTCTCGCCGATCGGCACGGCGTCGACCACAGCGTCGGCGGCAAGTCCTGCTGGGCCGAGCTCGATCTGCCCGCACCCATCTCGGTCACGCCGTCCATCACGCAACCTCCCTTGCAAAGGAGTTGA
- a CDS encoding UDP-N-acetylglucosamine 1-carboxyvinyltransferase encodes MAPHRALATSAEVIAVRPGSPLSGSVSVDGSKNAALPLLAAAAAVRRTVQLENVPASADVHWMLTLIQGAGWHAARAVGRPDSVVIMPPDGVPAEPDLAPAARIRASYYLVPALLALQGNARLPWPGGCRIGERGMDLHFKVYEAFGDRVAVHDEGYAIKAGRPTTGTVSHTLPFRSRGATVVAVLRAVVAGRALRLGRPNLSPEVLAVLDALRSAGWEARAGEQVLDLSPAAASPAEAPAWRVPGDKIEAGTLACAVAATGGTARIEGVQGRDVVPLQEALQRLGIPTSVREDVLLVDGSAARPTGRPLRAIATLATGGLDADFEPPLMALALGQPGTHLFADSINPGRHGNLLPQLARLGAKIEEISPTECRLTGPQRLTGAGVEATDIRTGSALMVAALTARGITTLGGVDQLRRGHADLPGKLLHLGADICEVAP; translated from the coding sequence ATGGCACCCCATCGAGCTCTTGCGACGAGCGCGGAGGTCATCGCCGTACGTCCGGGGAGTCCCCTCTCCGGTTCGGTCAGCGTCGACGGCTCCAAGAACGCCGCCCTGCCGCTGCTGGCCGCCGCAGCAGCCGTGCGCCGGACCGTCCAGCTGGAGAACGTCCCCGCCAGCGCCGACGTCCACTGGATGCTCACCTTGATCCAAGGGGCGGGCTGGCACGCCGCCCGGGCCGTGGGACGGCCCGACAGCGTGGTGATCATGCCCCCTGACGGCGTACCCGCGGAACCCGACCTTGCCCCGGCCGCACGGATCCGCGCGTCGTACTACCTGGTGCCCGCACTCCTCGCCCTACAGGGGAACGCCCGGCTGCCCTGGCCCGGAGGATGCAGGATCGGGGAGCGCGGCATGGACCTGCACTTCAAGGTGTACGAGGCGTTCGGTGACCGTGTCGCCGTCCATGACGAGGGCTATGCCATCAAGGCCGGTCGACCCACCACCGGGACGGTCTCCCACACGTTGCCGTTCCGGTCGCGCGGTGCGACGGTCGTTGCCGTCCTGCGTGCGGTCGTCGCGGGCCGTGCGCTGCGCCTCGGTCGGCCGAACCTGTCGCCGGAAGTCCTCGCCGTGCTGGACGCCCTGCGCTCGGCGGGATGGGAGGCCCGAGCCGGCGAACAGGTCCTGGACCTGAGCCCGGCAGCGGCATCACCGGCCGAGGCTCCGGCTTGGCGCGTACCAGGCGACAAGATCGAGGCAGGCACCCTGGCCTGCGCCGTCGCCGCCACCGGTGGGACCGCGCGCATCGAGGGCGTCCAAGGTCGGGATGTGGTGCCGTTGCAGGAAGCCCTGCAACGGCTGGGCATCCCCACCTCTGTACGGGAGGACGTCCTCCTGGTCGACGGGAGCGCCGCCCGGCCCACAGGTCGTCCCCTTCGCGCCATCGCCACACTCGCCACCGGCGGCCTGGACGCCGATTTCGAACCTCCCCTGATGGCACTGGCTCTCGGCCAGCCCGGCACACACCTCTTCGCCGACTCCATCAACCCCGGCCGCCACGGGAACCTGCTGCCCCAGCTGGCCCGGCTCGGAGCGAAGATCGAGGAGATCTCCCCCACCGAATGCCGGCTGACCGGCCCGCAACGCCTCACCGGAGCCGGGGTAGAGGCCACCGACATCCGCACCGGCTCCGCGCTCATGGTCGCCGCCCTGACCGCCCGCGGCATCACCACCCTCGGCGGAGTCGACCAGCTCCGCCGCGGCCACGCCGACCTGCCCGGCAAGCTCCTCCACCTCGGCGCCGACATCTGCGAGGTCGCGCCATGA
- a CDS encoding metallophosphoesterase yields MTAARSLRQIMATTDVHSTLGADGPLLGHLHQARTDSLLVDCGDFFEGTGYYRLGRGRLEQDILLALYDVVAPGNHGWPHYFEAGLHQRTVCANVVEDSTGNALFRRLRIVDIAGRRTAVTAVIGLQAFNSIPAGQRSAHRVTDPVQTLRELMLAHHHEVDSWVLLSHSGFEQDLQLAEACPFLDVVFAGHCHSEHTGPERVGSTIVLKGQELAVGYAVAERSPEGWVGRTARFPDTSGSVLPTALASVRQQIASIDAQLAEPLGRLVAPYRNKPLDRHALLRELADRLRSGLGSEAVVLNETAVRTTLLGEVLTAGDLLAIEPFDNSLVEAQVALAFRSDPAALLTHLTEPAGPLITSPDPLPAGLASVLTTDYLADTCLGSRAQPSGLSLGSAIRSILTNGDDQ; encoded by the coding sequence ATGACCGCGGCCCGTTCCCTACGACAGATCATGGCCACCACCGACGTCCACTCCACCCTCGGCGCCGACGGCCCGCTGCTCGGGCACCTCCACCAGGCGCGCACGGACAGCCTGCTGGTGGACTGCGGCGACTTCTTCGAGGGCACCGGGTACTACCGCCTCGGCCGGGGCCGACTCGAACAGGACATCCTGCTCGCCCTGTACGACGTCGTCGCTCCCGGGAACCACGGCTGGCCGCACTACTTCGAGGCTGGCCTCCACCAGCGGACCGTATGCGCCAACGTCGTCGAGGACTCCACCGGCAACGCGCTCTTCCGACGTCTGCGCATCGTGGACATCGCGGGCCGAAGAACCGCCGTCACGGCCGTGATAGGCCTGCAGGCGTTCAACTCGATCCCGGCCGGGCAGCGGTCCGCCCACCGCGTCACCGACCCCGTCCAGACTCTGCGCGAACTGATGCTCGCGCACCACCACGAGGTCGACTCCTGGGTCCTCCTCAGCCACTCCGGCTTCGAGCAGGACCTCCAGCTCGCCGAGGCGTGCCCTTTCCTCGACGTGGTCTTCGCCGGCCACTGCCACAGCGAACACACCGGACCCGAACGGGTCGGCAGCACCATCGTGCTCAAGGGGCAGGAACTCGCCGTCGGCTACGCAGTCGCCGAGCGCTCCCCCGAAGGCTGGGTCGGACGGACCGCCCGTTTCCCCGACACCTCGGGATCCGTCCTACCGACCGCGTTGGCCTCCGTCCGTCAACAGATCGCCTCCATCGACGCACAGCTGGCCGAGCCGCTGGGACGTCTCGTCGCGCCCTATCGGAACAAGCCGCTCGACCGCCACGCCCTGCTCCGAGAACTGGCCGACCGGCTGCGCAGCGGACTGGGTAGCGAGGCCGTCGTCCTCAACGAGACCGCCGTGCGCACGACGCTGCTCGGCGAAGTCCTCACCGCCGGAGATCTGCTGGCCATCGAGCCGTTCGACAACAGCCTGGTCGAGGCCCAGGTCGCGCTGGCCTTCCGTAGCGACCCCGCTGCACTGCTGACTCACCTCACCGAGCCGGCGGGACCCCTGATCACCTCCCCCGATCCGCTTCCCGCCGGCCTGGCGAGCGTGCTGACCACCGACTACCTCGCCGACACCTGTCTCGGCAGCCGAGCCCAGCCCTCGGGCCTCAGCCTCGGCTCGGCGATCCGGAGCATCCTGACCAACGGAGACGACCAGTGA
- the dcd gene encoding dCTP deaminase yields MILTGPEITSASKDGLLRISPFIPTQVNPNSYNVRLGGTLLIYTDQVLDTHRPNPTRRTEIGDDGHVLQPGELYLGHTLEEVGSDLFVPLLFGRSSVGRLGLFVEITAPIGDIGFHGQWTLMLTPTRPVRVYAGMKIGQIMFFVSEGAIDLYEGKYQAASGPQPSSYWRDLDATAVTA; encoded by the coding sequence GTGATCCTCACCGGACCCGAGATCACCTCCGCCTCGAAGGACGGACTGCTGCGCATCTCCCCCTTCATTCCGACCCAGGTCAATCCGAACAGCTACAACGTCCGCCTGGGCGGGACCCTGCTCATCTACACCGACCAGGTACTCGACACCCACCGCCCGAACCCCACCCGCCGCACAGAGATCGGCGACGACGGCCACGTCCTGCAGCCCGGCGAGCTGTACCTCGGCCACACCTTGGAGGAAGTGGGATCCGACCTCTTCGTCCCCCTGCTCTTCGGCCGTTCCTCCGTCGGCCGACTGGGGCTCTTCGTCGAGATCACCGCACCCATCGGTGACATCGGCTTCCACGGCCAGTGGACGCTGATGCTCACCCCGACCCGCCCCGTGCGCGTCTACGCCGGGATGAAGATCGGGCAGATCATGTTCTTCGTCTCCGAGGGCGCCATCGACCTGTACGAGGGCAAGTACCAGGCGGCCTCCGGGCCTCAGCCCTCCTCCTACTGGCGCGACCTCGACGCCACGGCGGTGACCGCGTGA
- a CDS encoding dCTP deaminase — MILTGPAIAAAHQAGRITIDPYDPDRLSPNAYDWRLGSTLRICEGDLDAASPTTFSELTLPDDGYVLEPGHLYLGHTLERTGSETYAQLLNGDRTTGSLGIWVHVSAPLGHQGHAIRWTLEIRATRPVRVRPGMTFGKLVFLRTHGSPASYQQHGLKYRTSEGIETSRLYEENPGGRR, encoded by the coding sequence GTGATCCTCACCGGACCGGCCATCGCCGCCGCCCACCAGGCGGGCCGCATCACCATCGACCCGTACGACCCGGACCGCCTGTCCCCCAACGCGTACGACTGGCGCCTGGGCAGCACGCTCCGCATCTGCGAGGGCGACCTCGACGCCGCTAGTCCCACCACTTTCTCCGAGCTCACCCTCCCCGACGACGGGTACGTCCTGGAGCCCGGCCACCTCTACCTCGGCCACACCCTGGAACGGACCGGCTCCGAGACGTACGCCCAGCTCCTCAACGGCGACCGGACCACCGGCTCCCTCGGCATCTGGGTCCACGTCTCCGCGCCGCTCGGGCACCAGGGCCACGCGATCCGCTGGACCCTGGAGATCCGAGCCACCCGCCCCGTACGCGTCCGGCCCGGCATGACCTTCGGCAAGCTCGTCTTCCTCCGTACCCACGGCTCCCCGGCCAGCTACCAGCAGCACGGCCTCAAGTACCGCACCAGCGAGGGCATCGAGACGTCCCGCCTCTACGAGGAGAACCCCGGAGGCCGTCGGTGA
- a CDS encoding glycosyltransferase family 4 protein — MNRVVATALDLPFPSPGGSVELFLDLYAGTQPAIPSRAFMLAPDGPRPRTPAGIDLLHASGKCLDGHAFSRYVTNLRHAMTAAIDPRQISVLHLHHLAFGATPALLRALPAHPRIAFVHGTDLLHAENHTTQLRVLRETASAADAIVVPTGAMADRLLKLAPKADRHKIEKIPWGIPDRLLTSPPPRPARRPTSHLRILFAGRLSSEKGLEPLLQAVAATRSVELSIAAPRAQFLDLAPVIRQLGVHVRYLGWFRRAQLWRAFADHDVLAVPSTTLEAMGLVALEAQACGLPVLYQPVPGLSEALSGTGLATDFTNPTTAAHDLHRLRTTPGLLEMLRASGRTNAARFPLSATATAITDLGRRLA; from the coding sequence GTGAACCGTGTCGTCGCCACCGCCCTCGACCTGCCGTTCCCCAGCCCCGGCGGCAGCGTCGAACTCTTCCTCGACCTCTACGCCGGCACCCAGCCCGCCATCCCTTCCCGCGCCTTCATGCTCGCCCCCGACGGCCCCCGGCCCCGCACCCCGGCCGGCATCGACCTGCTGCACGCGTCTGGCAAGTGCCTCGACGGCCACGCCTTCAGCCGGTACGTCACCAACCTGCGCCACGCCATGACGGCCGCCATCGACCCGCGCCAGATCAGCGTGCTGCACCTGCACCACCTGGCCTTCGGCGCCACCCCCGCCCTCTTGCGAGCCCTACCCGCCCACCCCCGGATCGCCTTCGTCCACGGCACCGACCTCCTGCACGCCGAGAACCACACCACGCAGCTCCGCGTTCTCCGCGAGACCGCCTCCGCTGCCGACGCGATCGTCGTCCCCACCGGCGCCATGGCCGACCGCCTGCTCAAGCTCGCCCCCAAGGCGGACAGGCACAAGATCGAGAAGATCCCCTGGGGCATCCCCGACCGCCTCCTCACCAGCCCACCGCCCCGGCCCGCCCGACGTCCCACCAGCCACCTGCGGATCCTCTTCGCAGGCCGCCTCAGTTCCGAGAAGGGCCTCGAACCCCTCCTCCAAGCCGTCGCCGCCACCCGCTCGGTCGAGCTGAGCATCGCCGCCCCGCGCGCCCAGTTCCTCGACCTCGCCCCGGTCATCCGCCAGCTCGGCGTCCACGTCCGCTACCTCGGCTGGTTCCGCCGCGCCCAACTGTGGAGGGCCTTCGCCGACCACGACGTACTCGCCGTGCCCTCCACCACCCTGGAGGCCATGGGTCTCGTCGCCCTCGAAGCCCAGGCCTGCGGACTCCCCGTCCTCTACCAACCCGTTCCCGGACTCAGCGAAGCCCTCTCCGGCACCGGCCTGGCCACCGACTTCACCAACCCCACCACCGCTGCCCACGACCTCCACCGCCTGCGCACCACCCCAGGCCTGTTGGAGATGCTCCGCGCATCCGGCCGCACCAACGCCGCCCGCTTCCCCCTCAGCGCCACCGCCACGGCCATCACCGACCTCGGCCGGCGACTCGCCTGA
- a CDS encoding serine hydrolase domain-containing protein yields MTHTTDRIEDLLQTGVRDEVYPGAVWAVGNADGIEASGAVGLLDPDHPDEPMRLDTVFDVASLTKILAVWSTIGTLVEEGKLQLHTPLGTFWDEVAGHPLARATAHHLLTHTAGLPLRANLKNLYGTDPQDIRDGVLHEALHRPPGGAVEYTDRAALVLGYLAEHLSGQPLDQLATDRIWNPLGMTQTRFGPLPDAEAARCASTEYDETTGTHLKGTAHDFSARLLDGVCGIAGTFSVLDDLTRFLRHMLAPTQTAFGPSWIKESLRIQTGALTPARGLFWHPAPGTDLAEDIWVHYGFTGTGMWISPTQGGWAALLTNKLRFNRDREPLTEIRSNFRGAAFAPEYTQGT; encoded by the coding sequence ATGACCCACACCACCGACCGGATCGAAGACCTCCTCCAGACCGGCGTACGCGACGAGGTCTACCCCGGCGCGGTGTGGGCGGTCGGGAACGCCGACGGCATCGAGGCCAGCGGAGCCGTCGGCCTCCTCGACCCCGACCACCCGGACGAGCCGATGAGGCTGGACACCGTCTTCGACGTGGCCAGCCTCACCAAGATCCTCGCCGTCTGGTCGACGATCGGCACCCTGGTCGAAGAGGGCAAGCTCCAGCTCCACACCCCGCTGGGAACCTTCTGGGACGAAGTCGCAGGCCACCCCCTAGCCCGGGCCACGGCCCACCACCTGCTCACCCACACCGCCGGCCTGCCGCTGCGCGCCAACCTGAAGAACCTCTACGGCACCGACCCCCAGGACATCCGCGACGGCGTTCTCCACGAGGCCCTCCACCGCCCGCCGGGCGGAGCCGTCGAGTACACCGACCGAGCCGCCCTCGTCCTCGGCTACCTCGCCGAGCACCTCTCTGGCCAGCCCCTGGACCAGCTCGCCACCGACCGCATCTGGAACCCCCTGGGCATGACGCAGACCCGCTTCGGCCCCCTCCCCGATGCCGAGGCAGCCCGCTGCGCCTCCACCGAGTACGACGAGACCACCGGCACCCACCTCAAGGGCACCGCCCACGACTTCTCCGCCCGCCTCCTCGACGGCGTCTGCGGCATCGCCGGCACGTTCTCGGTCCTCGACGACCTAACCCGCTTCCTCCGCCACATGCTCGCCCCCACCCAGACCGCCTTCGGCCCCAGCTGGATCAAGGAGTCCCTCCGCATCCAAACAGGCGCCCTCACCCCCGCCCGCGGCCTCTTTTGGCACCCAGCTCCCGGCACCGACCTCGCCGAGGACATCTGGGTCCACTACGGCTTCACCGGCACGGGCATGTGGATCAGCCCCACCCAGGGTGGCTGGGCCGCTCTCCTCACCAACAAGCTCCGCTTCAACCGCGACCGCGAACCCCTGACTGAGATTCGCAGCAACTTTCGGGGGGCAGCCTTCGCACCTGAGTACACCCAGGGAACGTAG
- a CDS encoding 5'-methylthioadenosine/S-adenosylhomocysteine nucleosidase, whose protein sequence is MHAGEFEPASPVIVLTAIGLEYEAVRAHLVQPRRVIHEETWFEVGEVRGAERQVVLAEVGPGNRVTAAFAERARARFSPRAIIFVGVAGSLKTDVRLGDVVVADKIYAYEGSKQVSDAEFIRPAAWEPAHGLLQTAKHSLRGSEWTERVQAGDFQQPGWPPAVHVKPVAAGETVLDSLDSPLRDRLTRFFNDAVAVEMESAGLATAAVLGKVDMLTIRGISDSADGGKSVVDARGSQQMAAANAAAAAVTVIAALPGDDSASDPTGKEPRSVGGAPMAGLGSRQVNKADRKGVVNAVQNGNQTINYGPQPTDC, encoded by the coding sequence TTGCATGCAGGCGAGTTCGAACCCGCAAGTCCTGTCATTGTACTGACGGCGATCGGTCTGGAGTACGAGGCGGTGCGGGCGCATCTCGTCCAACCGCGCAGAGTGATCCACGAGGAAACTTGGTTCGAAGTCGGAGAGGTGAGGGGCGCGGAGCGCCAGGTTGTCCTCGCCGAAGTGGGGCCGGGTAATCGAGTGACCGCAGCGTTCGCTGAGCGGGCCAGGGCGCGTTTCTCGCCCCGGGCGATCATTTTTGTCGGGGTGGCTGGCAGCCTGAAGACAGACGTCAGGCTCGGCGACGTTGTAGTCGCGGACAAGATCTACGCCTACGAGGGATCCAAGCAGGTATCCGATGCGGAGTTCATCCGCCCAGCAGCTTGGGAACCTGCCCACGGTCTGCTCCAGACCGCGAAGCACAGCCTGCGTGGATCTGAGTGGACCGAGAGGGTGCAGGCGGGTGACTTCCAGCAGCCTGGCTGGCCGCCGGCGGTGCACGTCAAGCCCGTAGCTGCCGGTGAAACCGTCCTGGACTCTTTGGACTCGCCGCTGCGCGATCGACTCACGCGTTTTTTCAATGATGCGGTGGCGGTGGAGATGGAGAGCGCGGGGCTAGCGACGGCAGCTGTTCTCGGCAAGGTGGACATGTTGACGATCCGGGGCATCAGTGACAGTGCAGACGGTGGCAAGTCAGTCGTTGATGCCCGTGGGAGCCAGCAGATGGCAGCCGCGAACGCCGCAGCGGCAGCCGTGACCGTTATCGCTGCCCTACCAGGCGACGACAGCGCTAGCGACCCCACAGGGAAGGAGCCGAGGTCTGTCGGCGGTGCGCCCATGGCTGGGTTGGGCTCGAGGCAGGTTAACAAGGCTGATCGGAAGGGCGTGGTCAATGCCGTTCAGAACGGCAACCAGACCATCAACTACGGACCGCAGCCAACTGACTGTTGA